GCTCTATTCGGCGATTAGTGTGGTCTGCCCGGCTAGATCCAACTCAGATCCGATGGTCTCAATTCTGGGTGATTGAACAACATCAAACTGTTATCGCTTGTGGACAACTGCGGGTCTTTCCAGATGCTCAAGAACTGGGTAGTTTAGTCGTGAAGCTCACCCATCAAGGTCAAGGGCTAGGCACTCTATTGGCTCAACACTTGATTGAACAGGCATCCCAACCCCTCTATCTTGAATGTCTAGGGCAACGATTAT
The genomic region above belongs to Acaryochloris sp. CCMEE 5410 and contains:
- a CDS encoding GNAT family N-acetyltransferase produces the protein MQKPLLPKDCQLRPAIATDIGSIRRLVWSARLDPTQIRWSQFWVIEQHQTVIACGQLRVFPDAQELGSLVVKLTHQGQGLGTLLAQHLIEQASQPLYLECLGQRLCQYYQRMGFQIVEWQALPQGLKRKFGLSRIAKTLFRVPVEFMYYA